From Spirosoma aerolatum, one genomic window encodes:
- a CDS encoding RNA polymerase sigma factor has protein sequence MEKAQVNDSELISLYIRGNEKAFAKLVQRHKSKIYTTIYLIVKDQYIAEDLMQDTFIKAVDTLKSGRYNEEGKFLPWIIRIAHNLAIDYFRKDKRYPSVVFEDGSSVFNTLEFAEDSVESMQIRQETHEHLRELIQRLPEQQRQVLIMRHYEEMSFQEIADATGVSINTALGRMRYALINLRKQLSKRSPSYDKNLYSR, from the coding sequence ATGGAAAAAGCCCAGGTAAACGACAGTGAGTTGATTTCCCTGTATATCCGTGGTAATGAAAAAGCCTTTGCCAAACTAGTGCAACGGCACAAATCGAAGATTTACACCACTATTTATCTGATTGTAAAAGATCAGTATATAGCAGAAGATTTGATGCAGGACACGTTCATCAAGGCCGTGGACACACTCAAATCAGGTAGATACAACGAGGAGGGCAAATTTCTACCCTGGATTATTCGAATTGCTCACAACTTGGCCATTGACTATTTCCGAAAAGATAAACGCTACCCCAGTGTGGTGTTTGAAGACGGAAGCAGTGTGTTTAACACGCTTGAGTTTGCAGAAGATTCTGTTGAATCCATGCAGATTCGCCAGGAAACACACGAGCATTTGCGCGAGTTGATTCAGCGATTGCCCGAACAACAACGCCAGGTGCTCATCATGCGGCACTACGAGGAAATGAGTTTCCAGGAGATTGCCGATGCAACCGGCGTCAGTATTAACACGGCATTGGGACGTATGCGTTATGCGCTGATCAATCTGCGCAAACAACTGAGCAAACGTTCGCCGAGTTATGATAAAAACCTTTACTCAAGATGA
- the nth gene encoding endonuclease III, with translation MLKKERFRRFLDYFALHYPEPKTELNFSNPYELLVAVILSAQCTDKRINQITPALFARFPEVESLAAASVDEVFSYIRSVSYPNNKAKHLVGMAKALMERFGGEIPATLEELQTLPGVGRKTAHVILSVVYNEPTMAVDTHVFRVSHRLGLAPLTATTPLAVEKALMAHIPKQHVPKAHHWLILHGRYICLARTPKCEVCELKDFCKYYEKVIRS, from the coding sequence ATGTTAAAGAAAGAACGGTTCCGGCGTTTCCTGGATTATTTTGCCCTGCATTACCCCGAGCCTAAGACTGAGCTTAATTTCTCCAATCCTTACGAGTTGCTGGTAGCCGTAATCCTGTCGGCGCAATGTACCGACAAACGAATCAATCAGATTACACCTGCTTTATTTGCTCGTTTTCCTGAAGTAGAATCTTTGGCAGCGGCATCGGTCGATGAAGTATTTTCCTACATCCGAAGTGTGTCCTATCCAAACAATAAGGCAAAGCATCTGGTCGGCATGGCTAAGGCGCTGATGGAACGGTTCGGGGGGGAGATTCCGGCTACCTTGGAAGAGTTGCAAACCCTGCCGGGAGTGGGTCGTAAAACGGCCCATGTGATTTTATCAGTGGTGTATAACGAACCAACTATGGCGGTAGACACGCACGTTTTCCGGGTGTCGCATCGACTGGGTTTAGCACCGCTTACAGCAACTACGCCCTTGGCCGTCGAAAAAGCGCTAATGGCACATATCCCAAAACAGCATGTACCCAAAGCGCATCACTGGCTCATTCTACACGGACGATATATCTGCCTGGCCCGTACGCCCAAGTGTGAGGTTTGCGAACTGAAAGATTTTTGTAAGTATTATGAAAAAGTAATTAGGAGTTAG
- a CDS encoding nucleoside-diphosphate kinase gives MATNRTFTMIKPDAVEAGHSGAIIKLIEEAGFRIVAIKKTLLTSERAGQFYAVHRERPFYNDLRAYMSSGPIIPMILEKENAVADFRKLIGATNPANAEEGTIRKLYAKSMEANAIHGSDSDENAEIESNFFFAGTEQY, from the coding sequence ATGGCAACGAATCGCACTTTCACCATGATTAAGCCCGATGCTGTAGAGGCAGGGCATTCTGGAGCAATTATCAAACTGATTGAGGAAGCGGGTTTCCGTATCGTCGCAATTAAAAAGACACTGCTAACGAGTGAGCGCGCTGGCCAGTTCTACGCTGTTCACCGCGAGCGTCCTTTTTATAATGATCTGCGGGCTTACATGTCGTCGGGTCCTATTATTCCAATGATTCTGGAAAAAGAGAACGCCGTTGCTGACTTCCGTAAACTTATTGGCGCAACCAATCCAGCCAACGCTGAAGAAGGAACCATCCGAAAGCTATATGCTAAATCGATGGAGGCCAACGCTATTCATGGTTCGGATTCTGACGAAAATGCTGAAATCGAAAGCAATTTCTTCTTCGCTGGAACCGAGCAGTACTAG